The Neobacillus sp. OS1-2 genome includes a window with the following:
- the trmL gene encoding tRNA (uridine(34)/cytosine(34)/5-carboxymethylaminomethyluridine(34)-2'-O)-methyltransferase TrmL codes for MSNHVVLYQPQIPSNTGNIARTCAGTDTALHLIRPLGFSTDDKMLKRAGLDYWEYVNITYYDSLEEFYEKNAGGEFFYITKFGEKQYSSFDYSNLGKDYYFIFGRETTGLPKEVIEKNKATALRIPMTEHIRSLNLSNTAAILIYEALRQQNFAHLT; via the coding sequence GTGTCAAACCATGTAGTCTTATACCAGCCACAAATACCATCTAATACAGGGAACATTGCCCGAACTTGTGCAGGAACCGATACTGCTTTGCATTTAATTCGTCCGCTGGGTTTTTCAACTGACGATAAGATGTTAAAGAGAGCAGGTTTGGATTATTGGGAATATGTAAATATAACATACTACGATTCTTTAGAAGAATTTTATGAAAAGAATGCCGGTGGTGAATTTTTCTATATTACCAAATTTGGGGAGAAACAATATAGCAGTTTTGATTATAGTAATTTGGGTAAGGATTATTATTTTATTTTTGGGAGAGAAACAACGGGTCTTCCAAAAGAGGTTATTGAAAAAAATAAAGCAACTGCCCTTAGAATTCCCATGACAGAGCATATTCGTTCCTTAAATTTATCTAATACGGCTGCCATTCTCATTTATGAAGCATTGCGTCAGCAAAATTTTGCACACTTAACCTAA
- a CDS encoding PrkA family serine protein kinase: MDILKKIEMFREEEEKLRWEGTFADYLQLLKEKPWVAQSAHSRVYNMLKDAGITEEKGTRKYEFFSNQLFGLEESLERLVEEYFHPAAKRLDVRKRILLLMGPVSGGKSTLVTMLKRGLEAYSLTDRGSVFAIKGCPMHEDPLHLIPHHLRKDFHDEYGIRIEGNLSPLNMMRLEQEYGGRIEDVLVERIFFSEDKRTGIGTFSPSDPKSQDIADLTGSIDFSTIAEFGSESDPRAYRFDGELNKANRGMMEFQEMLKCDEKFLWHLLSLTQEGNFKAGRFALISADELIVAHTNETEYRSFISNKKNEALHSRIIVMPIPYNLKASQEERIYEKMINESDVSDVHIAPHTLKVAAMFTILTRLKEPKKGDIDLLKKMRLYDGESVEGFNTADVEELKREYPDEGMSGIDPRYVINRISSTIIRKEVPSINALDVLRSLKDGLDQHPSITAELRDRYMNYISLARKEYDNIAKKEVQKAFVYSYEESAKTLMDNYLDNVEAYCNKNKLRDQLTGEEINPDEKLMRSIEEQIGISENAKKAFREEVLIRISAFARKGKRFDYNSHDRLREAIQKKLFADLKDVVKITTSSKTPDEQQLKKINDVVARLVDEHGYNSTSANELLRYVGSLLNR, translated from the coding sequence ATGGATATTTTAAAAAAAATCGAGATGTTTCGCGAAGAAGAAGAAAAGCTCCGTTGGGAAGGGACATTCGCTGATTATTTACAGTTGTTAAAAGAGAAGCCATGGGTAGCACAATCTGCACATTCACGAGTTTATAATATGCTTAAGGATGCTGGAATAACCGAAGAAAAAGGGACGAGGAAGTACGAATTCTTCAGTAATCAATTATTTGGGTTAGAGGAGTCACTAGAGCGGTTGGTTGAGGAATACTTCCATCCGGCAGCAAAACGATTGGATGTTAGAAAACGGATATTACTGTTAATGGGCCCTGTAAGTGGTGGGAAATCCACCCTTGTTACGATGCTAAAAAGAGGGCTAGAGGCCTACTCACTAACGGATCGCGGTTCTGTTTTTGCGATTAAAGGCTGTCCAATGCATGAGGATCCACTTCACTTAATTCCTCATCATTTACGAAAGGATTTCCATGACGAGTATGGGATTCGGATTGAAGGTAATCTCTCACCATTGAATATGATGCGTCTTGAGCAGGAGTATGGCGGCAGAATTGAAGATGTTTTAGTAGAAAGAATCTTTTTCTCAGAAGATAAACGAACAGGGATTGGAACTTTTAGTCCATCCGATCCTAAATCACAGGACATTGCCGATTTAACGGGAAGCATTGATTTTTCAACAATTGCCGAATTTGGTTCCGAATCAGATCCACGTGCCTACCGCTTTGATGGGGAACTCAATAAGGCAAACCGCGGGATGATGGAGTTCCAGGAAATGCTAAAATGTGATGAGAAATTCCTCTGGCATTTATTATCTTTAACGCAAGAAGGAAACTTTAAAGCAGGCAGGTTCGCGCTTATTTCTGCTGATGAACTGATTGTGGCACATACAAACGAAACGGAATATCGATCCTTTATTTCAAATAAGAAAAATGAAGCACTCCATTCGAGAATTATCGTTATGCCGATTCCTTATAACTTGAAGGCTTCGCAGGAAGAAAGAATTTATGAAAAGATGATTAACGAAAGTGATGTGTCCGATGTTCATATTGCACCGCATACGCTAAAGGTAGCAGCGATGTTTACCATATTAACGCGTTTAAAGGAACCGAAAAAAGGTGATATCGACTTACTAAAGAAAATGCGCCTTTATGATGGTGAGAGTGTGGAGGGCTTTAATACGGCCGATGTTGAGGAACTGAAGCGCGAATATCCTGATGAAGGAATGAGCGGAATTGACCCTCGTTATGTAATAAACCGGATTTCGTCCACCATTATCCGAAAGGAAGTACCATCCATTAATGCACTGGATGTATTACGGTCATTAAAAGATGGGCTTGATCAACACCCATCAATTACTGCGGAGCTACGTGACCGCTATATGAATTATATCTCTTTAGCACGAAAAGAATATGATAATATTGCCAAGAAGGAAGTCCAAAAGGCATTTGTATACTCGTATGAAGAATCGGCTAAAACGTTAATGGATAATTATCTTGATAACGTGGAGGCTTACTGTAATAAGAACAAGCTCCGTGACCAATTAACCGGAGAAGAAATCAATCCTGATGAAAAGCTGATGCGTTCCATTGAAGAGCAGATTGGTATTTCTGAAAATGCCAAAAAGGCCTTCCGGGAAGAGGTATTAATTCGAATTTCAGCTTTTGCTAGGAAAGGCAAACGTTTTGATTACAATTCTCATGATCGCTTAAGGGAAGCCATTCAAAAGAAGCTGTTTGCGGATCTTAAGGATGTTGTCAAGATTACCACTTCTTCGAAAACTCCAGATGAGCAGCAGTTGAAGAAGATTAATGATGTTGTTGCTCGGTTAGTGGATGAACATGGCTATAACTCAACATCGGCAAATGAATTATTGCGTTATGTTGGAAGTTTATTAAACAGATAA
- the yhbH gene encoding sporulation protein YhbH, with translation MSTDNHQFVISREDWSLHRKGHDDQVRHQEKVQEAIRNNLPDLITEESIIMSNGRDVVKIPIRSLDEYKIRYNYDKNKHVGQGEGDSQVGDVVARDGSSGQKAPGKGQGAGDQAGEDYFEAEVSLMELEEALFKQLELPNLKKKEEQEHLVENIEFNDIRKTGLMGNIDKKRTMMSAFKRNAMTGKPAFHPIYKEDLKFKTWNEVVKPDSKAVVIAMMDTSGSMGIWEKYMARSFFFWMTRFLRTKYETVEIEFIAHHTEAKTVSEEDFFSKGESGGTICSSAYRKALEIIDTKYNPRKFNIYPFHFSDGDNLTSDNARCVKLVEELMKVSNMFGYGEVNQYNRHSTLMSAYKNIKDEHFRYYILKQKADVFHAMKSFFQQEESKLFA, from the coding sequence ATGTCAACTGATAACCATCAATTTGTGATTTCAAGAGAAGATTGGTCCCTCCACCGTAAAGGCCACGATGACCAAGTACGGCATCAGGAAAAAGTCCAGGAGGCAATTCGCAACAATCTTCCAGACTTAATTACAGAAGAGAGTATCATCATGTCAAATGGTCGAGATGTGGTAAAAATCCCGATCCGTTCATTAGACGAATATAAAATCCGTTATAATTATGACAAAAACAAACACGTGGGCCAAGGTGAGGGTGACAGTCAAGTCGGTGATGTAGTAGCACGTGACGGATCAAGCGGTCAAAAAGCTCCCGGTAAAGGCCAAGGGGCTGGGGACCAAGCCGGTGAAGATTACTTTGAAGCAGAAGTTTCATTAATGGAGCTTGAGGAAGCATTATTTAAGCAATTAGAGCTTCCTAATTTAAAGAAAAAAGAAGAACAAGAGCATCTCGTTGAAAATATTGAATTTAATGATATTAGAAAAACAGGATTAATGGGGAACATTGATAAAAAACGGACGATGATGTCCGCCTTTAAACGAAATGCCATGACAGGAAAGCCGGCATTCCATCCCATTTACAAAGAGGATTTGAAGTTTAAGACATGGAATGAAGTGGTGAAACCAGATTCGAAAGCTGTTGTAATTGCGATGATGGATACGAGTGGTTCAATGGGAATATGGGAAAAGTATATGGCACGCAGCTTTTTCTTTTGGATGACCCGGTTTTTACGAACAAAATACGAAACAGTTGAAATTGAGTTTATCGCTCACCACACCGAGGCGAAAACAGTATCTGAGGAGGATTTCTTCTCAAAAGGAGAGAGCGGTGGAACTATTTGTTCATCCGCATACCGCAAAGCCCTGGAGATCATTGACACTAAATATAATCCGCGAAAGTTCAACATCTACCCATTCCACTTTTCAGACGGTGATAATCTCACATCGGATAACGCCCGTTGTGTGAAGCTAGTTGAAGAATTAATGAAGGTATCTAACATGTTTGGTTATGGCGAGGTCAATCAGTACAACAGACACTCAACCTTAATGTCAGCGTACAAGAATATCAAGGATGAACATTTCCGCTATTATATTCTTAAGCAAAAAGCAGATGTCTTCCATGCAATGAAGAGCTTCTTTCAACAAGAAGAGTCAAAGTTATTTGCCTAA